The genome window AAACTATCTATAAAAAATGATCGATTCCTACATTCCAGGTCTTGTCCTTGGATTCCATGGAACTGACAAAAAAGTTGCTGAAGATGTTGTCCTGGGAAAGAGCGACTTAAAGAAAAGCGAAAATAAGTATGATTGGCTTGGACACGGAATATATTTTTGGGAAGGGAATTACTCCAGAGCATTAGAATACGCGAAACATCTCAATAAAAGTAAAAGTAAAATTTCAAATCCTTCAGTGATTGGAGCTGTTATTGATCTAAGAAATTGTTTAAATCTTCTCAATTCTGAAAATATTCAATTCTTGAAATTGAGCCACAAATTGCTTCTTGAAACAATTCAAAATTCTGGATTTCCAATGCCGATTAACAAACCAATTGATAGCGAGAATGACCTATTATTGAGAAATTTAGATTGCGCTGTCATTGAAAATTTACATTCAATGAGGGAACAAGAAAAATTAATCTCATTTGATTCTGTTAGAGGATACTTTCGAGAAGGTAAGGAGATTTATCCTAATGCTGGCTTCCATGAAAAGAATCACATACAAATCTGCATTCGAAATCCTAAATGTATAATAGGCTATTTTTTACCAAAACAATCTCAATGAACAACAATATCTTCACAAATGCAGAGGTGGAAAGTATTTTTGAAAATTATCCTCCAAAAATCAGAAATAAATTGCTGAATCTTAGGAAAATTATTTTTGAGACGGCAAAACAATCCGAATGTGCAGAAGAACTGGAAGAAACACTAAGATGGGGTGAACCGAGTTATATAACAAAAAAAGGAAGCACATTTAGAATGGATTGGAAACCTACAAGTCCGAATCAATATGCAATGTATTTCCAATGCAATTCTCTACTAGTACCAACTTTCAAAAAAATCTATCCGCATGATTTTCATTATGAAGGAAACAGAGCGATTGTTTTTGGTATGAACGATAAGATTCCGATAGTCCAATTGAAAAATTGCATCAAAATGGCGCTGACTTACCATTCAATCAAAAAGTCCCTTGGCAATATTGTGGATAACACTTAAACTATTCTAAAATCAAAGTATATCAATCACAATTAGAGTCATATCATCATCAGGGGTTTCTTTCTGTGCCCATTGACCTGCAGCATTGATGATTCGATCTACCGCTTCTGCTGCTGCATTTTGATCGCTATCCTTGATGATCTCAATCAATCTATCTTCACCAAACATTTCTTTTGTGAAAGGATGAATTCCATCGACTAAACCATCTGTATATAGAACGAGACGGTCTCCCGATTCAAACTTATGCTCTACCTCATCCAATTCCAATACGTCTTTGAATCCAATCAATGAACCTTTGGGACGAAGTTCTATTAGCTCATCATTCTTTCTTTTGCGAAGCAACATAGAGGGATGACCAGCATTTGCGACTACCAGTTTTCGTTCATCTAAATCAAGTAGTGCAAGAGTCGCTGTCAACAATTGATTGTTATAGCTATGAATCAGTATCGTGTTTAGATTCTGAAGAATCTCTGAGGGAGATTTGCCGCTATTTTTCTCAACGGAGAACGCAACTTTTAACATGGCTGCTTCAAATGCTGCTGGAATTCCGTGCCCAGTAACATCAGCAATTAAAACCATCAGCTGGTGGTCATTGATCTGGTGAAAATCATAAAAATCTCCGCCAACATAGGACATTGGTTTGTATTTAACGGAAATTTGGAGATTTGTCATTGAAGGAAAAGTCGCAGGCAATGTTGACTCTTGGAGTTTTCGTGCGATTTCCAATTCGCTCTGGTATGTTTGGAGTTGCTTGCGATTGG of Leptospira sp. GIMC2001 contains these proteins:
- a CDS encoding DUF1801 domain-containing protein, giving the protein MNNNIFTNAEVESIFENYPPKIRNKLLNLRKIIFETAKQSECAEELEETLRWGEPSYITKKGSTFRMDWKPTSPNQYAMYFQCNSLLVPTFKKIYPHDFHYEGNRAIVFGMNDKIPIVQLKNCIKMALTYHSIKKSLGNIVDNT